In the Clostridium sporogenes genome, one interval contains:
- the glpK gene encoding glycerol kinase GlpK gives MEKYIMSLDQGTTSSRCIIFNKKGEVVSVAQKEFTQIYPKAGWVEHDPLEIWGKQAGVAGEALNIARISPEQIAGIGITNQRETTVVWNKRTGMPVYNAIVWQCRRTAGYCDELREKNIDKTIKEKTGLMLDAYFSATKIKWILDNVEGARELAEKGDLLFGNIDTWLIWNMTKGRIHVTDYTNASRTMLFNIHELKWDEELLELFNIPKSMLPEVKPSSCVYGETDEILFGVSIPIAGDAGDQQAALFGQTCFKAGMAKNTYGTGCFLLMNTGEKAVDSKNGLLTTIAVGIDGKVEYALEGSVFIGGAVVQWLRDELRMVKSAEETERYATSVEDNNGVYLVPAFVGIGAPYWDSYARGTILGLTRGAKKEHIIRAALESMAYQTHDVLKAMEEDSGIELKSLKVDGGACQNNFLMQFQSDILNVEVDRPEVVETTALGAAYLAGLAVGYWKDRNEVSQNWAISKSFSPAMEEEKKEKLVKGWHKAVTKAMDWEDKE, from the coding sequence ATGGAAAAGTATATAATGTCTTTAGATCAAGGAACTACTAGTTCAAGATGTATAATATTTAATAAAAAAGGTGAAGTAGTAAGTGTTGCTCAAAAAGAATTTACACAAATATATCCTAAAGCAGGATGGGTAGAACATGATCCACTAGAAATATGGGGAAAACAAGCAGGGGTAGCAGGGGAAGCATTAAATATAGCTAGAATTTCTCCAGAACAAATAGCAGGTATAGGAATAACTAATCAAAGAGAAACTACAGTAGTTTGGAATAAAAGAACAGGAATGCCAGTATATAATGCTATAGTATGGCAATGTAGAAGAACAGCTGGTTATTGTGACGAATTAAGAGAAAAAAATATAGATAAAACTATAAAAGAGAAAACAGGCTTAATGTTAGATGCTTATTTTTCAGCAACAAAAATAAAATGGATATTGGATAACGTAGAAGGAGCTAGAGAATTAGCAGAAAAGGGTGATCTATTATTTGGAAATATAGACACTTGGTTAATATGGAATATGACTAAAGGTAGAATTCATGTAACAGATTATACTAATGCTTCAAGAACTATGTTATTTAACATACATGAATTAAAATGGGATGAAGAATTATTGGAGTTATTTAACATACCAAAATCTATGCTTCCAGAGGTAAAACCATCTAGCTGTGTATATGGTGAAACAGATGAAATATTATTTGGAGTGTCTATCCCAATAGCAGGAGATGCAGGGGATCAACAAGCAGCTTTATTCGGACAAACTTGTTTTAAGGCTGGTATGGCTAAAAACACTTATGGTACAGGTTGTTTCCTTTTAATGAATACAGGAGAAAAAGCAGTAGATTCTAAAAATGGATTGTTGACTACTATAGCGGTAGGTATAGATGGAAAAGTTGAATATGCCTTAGAAGGAAGTGTATTTATAGGTGGAGCAGTAGTTCAATGGCTAAGAGATGAACTTAGGATGGTAAAGAGTGCTGAAGAAACAGAAAGATATGCTACATCAGTAGAAGATAATAATGGAGTCTATCTTGTACCAGCTTTTGTTGGAATAGGTGCCCCATATTGGGATTCCTATGCAAGAGGAACTATATTAGGACTTACAAGAGGTGCTAAAAAGGAACATATAATAAGAGCTGCATTAGAATCTATGGCATATCAAACTCATGATGTATTAAAGGCTATGGAAGAAGATTCAGGTATAGAGCTAAAATCATTAAAAGTAGATGGGGGAGCCTGTCAAAATAATTTCTTAATGCAATTTCAATCTGATATATTAAATGTAGAAGTAGATAGACCGGAAGTAGTAGAAACTACAGCATTAGGAGCAGCTTATCTTGCAGGACTTGCAGTAGGATATTGGAAAGATAGAAATGAAGTATCACAAAATTGGGCAATTTCAAAAAGTTTTTCACCAGCAATGGAAGAAGAAAAGAAAGAAAAACTTGTAAAAGGATGGCATAAAGCAGTAACAAAAGCAATGGACTGGGAAGACAAAGAATAA